The Brevibacillus brevis genome contains a region encoding:
- a CDS encoding phage tail tape measure protein: MIDKMSGPAGRIVQQMQRVRESVAQTGQTLRTIGNQAAVAGTAFAVLAASGVGLIGGLIQPAVAVQDALAPLEVVTTSTMGSMQKSLEASKNAAIEWSMAHKQAVAEFLDANTTMGSAGLNDIQALEGTRQALALATATKGDNIEAANLLAVVYNNVGDKTKDVTGEMTRLADVMAKSQALFQYANLNTMNESLKYAIPSALGAKHGFEELNIVLGQLNNAGLQGSMAGTAYSAFMRQILKASGELGFAIAKNADGSFNFIATLEQIQNKYGDLSKASPQVQMAFQKAFGDEGIRAVQLLLPQIDNMKKALQDLGDSAGVTAEMQAIMEQAPTAQWQILQNNIKAVQLQLGDALLPVLQSMIPPIQSVVQSLSGFMQAHPILAQIIGQFLLWGTVIFGLLAVLAFSTTAVLYMASSLMQLWQGLVWAGKGIGTLRTKLWGMITALYQSSVAAFRLGMVGLRMLAQSAVTLAVRFWALLPSIWATTVALLANPFTWIVVGIVALMGALIWLGQNYDMVRDKTIELWNTMTTWFMNGWNWVMGILNQAIAFLQQWGPTFLAIFMPIIGVPMLIAQHWDQIVAYLSNLWQTFKNSGAGLIEAFVQGIQSVINKPYEVMEQALTKLRQLLPFSDAKEGPLSELTRSGRAVPGTIAEGIAQAGRVLPQALQKAMDPMLQGIQPISIPVVPAFAGDAGMESASDSFARRSSSSMFSGFFGQDATTDGSSGGSISQSSSSVESRQNTYNFNLYQSGSSDHSLLSGIRRYLEAHEE, translated from the coding sequence TTGATTGATAAGATGTCCGGCCCTGCTGGTCGAATTGTTCAACAGATGCAACGAGTCCGGGAATCTGTTGCCCAAACAGGCCAAACCCTACGGACCATCGGGAATCAGGCTGCCGTTGCCGGAACAGCGTTTGCGGTACTGGCAGCGTCAGGAGTTGGCCTGATAGGTGGGTTGATACAGCCTGCGGTAGCAGTCCAAGATGCGTTAGCTCCCCTGGAGGTTGTGACCACATCCACTATGGGGAGCATGCAAAAATCGTTGGAAGCGTCAAAGAATGCCGCCATTGAATGGAGTATGGCCCATAAACAAGCAGTTGCTGAATTTTTGGACGCCAATACGACAATGGGATCGGCGGGCCTCAATGACATCCAGGCATTAGAGGGTACAAGACAAGCCCTAGCCCTTGCCACTGCAACCAAAGGAGACAACATCGAGGCGGCAAACCTTTTGGCGGTTGTTTACAACAACGTGGGTGATAAGACAAAAGATGTAACGGGTGAGATGACACGACTAGCCGATGTGATGGCTAAGTCTCAAGCTCTCTTCCAATACGCAAACTTAAACACCATGAATGAATCGCTAAAGTACGCAATCCCGTCCGCTTTGGGCGCGAAGCATGGGTTTGAAGAGCTGAATATCGTTTTAGGCCAGCTCAACAACGCAGGTCTGCAAGGATCAATGGCAGGTACAGCCTACTCAGCATTCATGAGGCAAATCCTGAAAGCATCGGGTGAACTGGGATTCGCCATCGCCAAAAATGCTGACGGCAGCTTCAACTTTATTGCTACCCTGGAACAAATTCAGAACAAGTACGGGGACCTCTCTAAGGCTTCGCCTCAAGTACAGATGGCCTTTCAAAAAGCGTTTGGAGATGAGGGGATTCGAGCGGTGCAGCTTCTTCTTCCTCAAATTGACAACATGAAGAAAGCTTTGCAGGACCTTGGGGATTCTGCTGGGGTCACAGCAGAGATGCAGGCCATTATGGAGCAGGCTCCTACAGCTCAGTGGCAAATCCTGCAAAACAATATCAAGGCCGTGCAATTACAGTTGGGGGATGCCCTACTCCCTGTACTGCAAAGTATGATCCCTCCCATACAAAGTGTGGTCCAATCGTTAAGCGGCTTTATGCAAGCCCATCCGATTCTAGCGCAAATTATCGGTCAATTTCTGCTGTGGGGAACCGTGATATTCGGCTTGCTGGCAGTGCTGGCCTTCTCTACTACTGCTGTGCTGTATATGGCTTCCTCCCTCATGCAGCTATGGCAAGGGCTAGTTTGGGCAGGTAAAGGAATCGGAACGCTCCGAACAAAATTGTGGGGCATGATAACGGCCCTGTATCAAAGCTCAGTTGCTGCGTTTCGCTTGGGAATGGTAGGACTCCGAATGTTAGCGCAGAGTGCCGTCACCCTAGCAGTGAGATTCTGGGCGCTGCTTCCGTCCATCTGGGCGACAACCGTTGCACTTCTCGCCAATCCTTTCACATGGATTGTCGTGGGAATCGTGGCCTTGATGGGGGCGCTGATATGGTTAGGCCAGAACTATGACATGGTTCGGGACAAGACTATCGAGCTTTGGAACACCATGACGACATGGTTCATGAACGGTTGGAATTGGGTCATGGGGATTCTTAATCAAGCGATTGCTTTCCTCCAACAATGGGGACCTACATTCTTGGCAATCTTCATGCCGATCATCGGCGTCCCGATGCTGATTGCTCAACACTGGGATCAGATTGTCGCCTACCTCTCCAACCTTTGGCAGACGTTCAAGAACAGCGGAGCTGGCTTGATTGAAGCCTTTGTCCAAGGGATTCAATCAGTCATCAACAAGCCTTATGAAGTCATGGAGCAAGCATTGACAAAACTTCGGCAGTTGCTCCCGTTCTCCGATGCGAAGGAAGGCCCTCTCTCCGAGCTGACAAGAAGCGGTCGGGCTGTTCCAGGAACCATCGCGGAAGGGATTGCCCAGGCCGGACGTGTTCTTCCACAGGCGCTGCAAAAAGCAATGGACCCGATGCTGCAAGGCATTCAACCCATTTCCATCCCGGTTGTTCCGGCGTTTGCTGGAGACGCAGGAATGGAGTCCGCCAGTGATTCGTTTGCTAGACGCTCAAGCAGCAGCATGTTTTCCGGCTTCTTTGGTCAAGATGCGACAACCGACGGAAGCAGCGGCGGATCAATCAGCCAAAGCAGCAGCTCCGTTGAGAGCAGACAGAACACGTACAATTTCAATCTGTACCAAAGCGGCAGCTCAGATCACAGCTTGCTTTCGGGCATTCGTCGCTACTTGGAAGCACACGAAGAATAG
- a CDS encoding DUF6848 family protein, translating into MKETLKFAKPSDEQAQELKKKHGELHEISNDDYYLLFKKPERDNLSRFLKESMKDTYRGLRNLIMDTLVFPTREELDKEFEVQPGLVIGIGTELQKLAGTSVDFFSKKL; encoded by the coding sequence ATGAAAGAAACCTTGAAATTTGCAAAACCTTCCGACGAGCAAGCCCAAGAACTGAAAAAGAAACATGGGGAACTCCATGAAATCTCTAACGACGATTACTATCTTCTTTTCAAAAAGCCAGAGCGGGACAATCTTTCTCGCTTCCTGAAAGAGTCGATGAAAGACACTTATCGCGGCTTGCGAAACCTCATTATGGACACGCTGGTTTTCCCGACGCGCGAAGAACTTGACAAGGAATTTGAGGTCCAGCCAGGTCTTGTCATCGGGATCGGGACAGAACTGCAAAAACTGGCGGGTACATCTGTTGATTTTTTCAGCAAGAAGTTGTAA
- a CDS encoding DUF2586 family protein: protein MSIPDINVNLEDGGLGVVPPNSTGLHVKIGVAAAGPEGEIIAISGPSSAKQFGKGPLVRALSDAFAEGTSNMYAVRATADIDGTVSAVEKTGTGTGSVSVSGKPTDEIQVELQIVTSGGLNQATFTLTIDGQAPTAPITVPITGSYELPDSGLTITFTPAGDTPENSFKANDKYTFSATAPQMSTTSLVNALDFVLESEYPYEFIHIVGPSTPAVWTLFDSKLAAVQEDGKFVFGICETRDINKGESIDQYVKAMLDQAANFSSILVSVVTAGISKADFLNGKEDERNPAGIIVGRVAQIPVHRSAGRVLDGALSATELRPAGIKKAHIIALDNARYTTVRRYDGIQGIYCTNFRMMAPTGSDYLYGERTRVMLKAARLVRAAALLQEQNEIPFDDATGNIDFTPMENLLTAALNPMLNAEEITKARVVIKPEQNILAGEPMKAVIRITPRGAYRDMELEIGFENPFGGAN, encoded by the coding sequence ATGAGTATTCCTGACATTAACGTAAACCTGGAAGATGGCGGGCTTGGGGTTGTTCCCCCTAATTCAACAGGGTTGCATGTGAAAATTGGTGTCGCCGCAGCAGGCCCGGAAGGTGAAATCATTGCCATTTCTGGCCCGTCCAGTGCCAAACAATTCGGAAAAGGGCCGCTGGTTCGCGCTCTCTCAGATGCGTTTGCAGAAGGGACAAGCAACATGTATGCGGTTCGGGCCACTGCTGACATTGATGGCACAGTGAGCGCCGTTGAAAAAACGGGAACGGGAACGGGATCGGTAAGTGTTTCGGGAAAGCCGACGGATGAGATTCAAGTGGAGCTGCAAATTGTAACCTCTGGCGGTCTCAATCAAGCAACTTTTACACTGACCATCGACGGGCAAGCGCCGACAGCTCCGATCACGGTCCCGATCACAGGCAGCTATGAGCTGCCGGATTCCGGCCTAACCATTACCTTTACGCCTGCTGGCGACACACCAGAAAACAGCTTTAAAGCAAATGATAAATACACTTTCTCTGCAACTGCTCCGCAAATGTCCACGACAAGCCTGGTCAATGCGCTTGATTTCGTTCTTGAAAGTGAGTACCCATACGAGTTTATTCACATCGTTGGGCCTAGCACTCCGGCTGTCTGGACGCTATTTGATTCCAAGCTTGCCGCTGTACAAGAAGATGGCAAATTCGTTTTCGGTATCTGTGAAACCAGGGACATCAACAAAGGTGAATCGATTGACCAGTACGTCAAAGCGATGCTTGACCAAGCCGCGAACTTTTCTTCAATCTTGGTATCCGTGGTTACTGCCGGGATCAGCAAAGCTGACTTTCTGAATGGGAAAGAAGATGAGCGGAACCCTGCCGGGATCATCGTGGGCCGGGTGGCTCAAATTCCTGTTCATCGAAGTGCAGGCCGTGTCCTGGATGGCGCTCTTTCTGCAACGGAGTTGCGCCCGGCTGGAATCAAAAAGGCCCACATCATTGCTCTGGACAATGCCCGATATACCACGGTACGCCGATATGACGGAATCCAAGGTATCTACTGCACCAACTTCCGCATGATGGCGCCAACCGGCTCTGATTATCTGTATGGGGAACGGACACGGGTCATGCTGAAGGCAGCTCGTTTGGTTCGCGCAGCAGCTCTCTTGCAAGAGCAAAACGAAATCCCATTCGATGATGCTACTGGGAACATCGACTTCACGCCAATGGAAAACCTCTTGACAGCGGCGCTCAACCCTATGCTGAACGCTGAAGAGATTACAAAGGCCCGTGTCGTCATCAAGCCAGAGCAAAACATCCTTGCTGGCGAACCCATGAAGGCTGTAATTCGGATCACGCCTCGCGGGGCATATCGGGACATGGAGCTTGAGATCGGGTTTGAAAACCCGTTTGGAGGTGCTAACTGA
- a CDS encoding phage virion morphogenesis protein, which yields MSSTEFGDWKKAMSLLNHMGEANMLRINKKIGSAMVDSTRDRFKTGTAPDGTPWPKSKRAEREGGKTLVRKARLRNSITFRATPRQVEWGTNVPYAKTHNNGEEIREHVVRAKNKRSLRFFVNGQVIFRKKVTIPKIEMPKRQFIGLSDDDEQEIKEIIIREIGGGFV from the coding sequence ATGAGCAGCACAGAGTTTGGGGACTGGAAAAAGGCAATGTCCCTGCTGAACCACATGGGCGAGGCCAACATGCTCCGAATCAACAAGAAGATTGGTTCAGCTATGGTGGACAGCACGAGGGACAGATTCAAAACGGGGACCGCGCCGGATGGAACACCTTGGCCCAAATCGAAACGGGCCGAACGCGAAGGCGGAAAGACGCTCGTCAGAAAAGCGCGTTTGCGAAACTCAATCACCTTTCGGGCTACTCCGAGGCAGGTAGAATGGGGAACCAACGTCCCGTATGCAAAGACTCATAACAACGGCGAAGAGATCAGGGAACATGTCGTCAGGGCGAAAAACAAGCGCTCTCTTCGCTTCTTTGTAAACGGGCAGGTCATCTTCCGTAAAAAAGTCACCATCCCAAAGATCGAGATGCCAAAGCGCCAGTTTATCGGGCTTTCTGATGATGACGAGCAAGAGATCAAAGAAATAATCATTCGTGAGATTGGAGGGGGCTTTGTATGA
- a CDS encoding gp436 family protein yields the protein MYAVASDVESKLSPDILMRLTDDDGTGEINWDIVTKMIQEASAEVDAFLAMRYTLPLSPVPPILSKLTLDITLYNLFSRRGIDESSADGVIVTRYNNAVRMLEKIAAGSMEIIPPTSDTGGEAPSSSHSMSYQTAPRIFSREQMKGY from the coding sequence ATGTACGCTGTAGCCTCTGACGTAGAAAGCAAGCTTTCACCCGACATCCTGATGAGACTGACGGATGACGATGGGACTGGAGAAATCAACTGGGATATTGTCACCAAGATGATCCAGGAGGCCAGCGCGGAAGTGGACGCCTTTCTTGCGATGCGATACACCTTGCCCTTATCCCCCGTGCCGCCGATCCTCTCCAAGCTGACCTTGGACATTACGCTTTACAACCTGTTTTCTCGCAGGGGCATTGATGAGAGCAGCGCGGACGGTGTGATCGTCACCAGGTACAACAATGCAGTTCGCATGCTGGAGAAGATTGCAGCCGGATCAATGGAGATTATCCCGCCAACCAGTGACACGGGCGGCGAGGCTCCTTCTTCCTCTCATTCCATGAGCTATCAAACGGCTCCCCGGATATTCTCACGGGAACAGATGAAAGGCTACTGA
- a CDS encoding HI1506-related protein has protein sequence MSQGIAITSKANGFRRAGIKHPAQRVVYPADRFTELQLKLLKEEPMLIVEEDVPLPEDEHDEDDDKGKGQRGGNRRKKEQGQGQGENPAQAGEPDDDPTKANDPAQENPQQDPNQQPE, from the coding sequence ATGAGTCAGGGAATCGCCATTACCAGTAAAGCTAATGGCTTCCGCCGGGCGGGGATAAAACACCCTGCCCAGCGGGTAGTCTATCCAGCGGATCGGTTCACCGAATTGCAGCTCAAGCTTCTGAAGGAAGAACCTATGCTCATTGTGGAAGAGGACGTCCCCCTTCCTGAAGATGAGCATGACGAGGACGACGACAAGGGCAAAGGCCAGCGCGGTGGAAACCGCCGTAAAAAGGAACAAGGTCAGGGGCAAGGTGAAAATCCTGCCCAGGCTGGCGAGCCGGACGACGATCCGACAAAAGCCAATGATCCAGCCCAGGAAAATCCACAGCAAGACCCTAACCAACAGCCGGAATAA
- a CDS encoding Mu-like prophage major head subunit gpT family protein yields the protein MIINATNLRSIYTGFKVIFNQALQNAKPMWTKIATLVPSTARDEEYKWLGKFPRMREWIGSRVLDNLATHGYTIKNKSFEATIAVDRDDIEDDQIGVYTPMIEGLAQSAANHPDELVFTLLARGFAEKCYDGQYFFDEEHQDGDGPVQSNKGTKKLTSASYSSAYAQMMSLKDEHGNPLNVTPTVLVVPPQLREMGLKILQAENNENGETNVNRNSAELLVAPWLASDPNAWFLLDTSKPVKPIIFQERKKPHFDALDQPTDENVFMKKQYVYGVDSRDNAGYGLWQLAYGSTGVDA from the coding sequence TTGATTATCAACGCAACCAATTTAAGAAGCATTTACACAGGCTTTAAAGTCATTTTCAATCAGGCTCTGCAAAACGCCAAGCCTATGTGGACAAAGATCGCTACGCTAGTGCCTTCCACGGCCCGTGATGAGGAATACAAATGGCTGGGCAAATTCCCGCGCATGCGTGAATGGATCGGTTCCCGTGTTCTGGACAATCTTGCGACGCATGGCTACACCATCAAAAACAAAAGCTTTGAGGCAACCATCGCGGTAGACCGCGATGACATCGAGGACGATCAGATCGGCGTCTACACTCCGATGATCGAAGGCTTGGCGCAAAGTGCTGCTAATCACCCGGACGAGCTGGTTTTCACTCTCCTGGCGAGAGGGTTCGCCGAGAAGTGCTATGACGGGCAATACTTCTTCGATGAGGAACACCAAGACGGAGACGGCCCGGTTCAGTCCAACAAAGGCACGAAAAAGCTGACCAGTGCTTCATACAGCTCGGCTTACGCTCAGATGATGAGCTTGAAAGATGAGCATGGAAACCCATTGAACGTAACGCCTACCGTCCTGGTTGTTCCGCCGCAGCTCCGCGAAATGGGTCTCAAAATCTTGCAAGCTGAGAACAACGAAAACGGCGAAACCAACGTGAACAGAAACAGCGCAGAGCTGCTCGTCGCTCCTTGGTTGGCTTCCGATCCGAACGCTTGGTTCCTCCTGGATACCTCTAAACCAGTGAAGCCGATCATCTTCCAGGAACGTAAAAAACCTCATTTTGACGCGCTGGATCAGCCGACAGATGAGAACGTCTTTATGAAAAAACAGTATGTTTACGGCGTCGATTCGCGGGATAACGCTGGCTATGGCCTCTGGCAGTTGGCCTACGGCTCTACCGGGGTGGATGCCTAA
- a CDS encoding phage protease — MAKRSKLPLRKIALTEIHSLNEVPSEVQLLPRGWTNTKKGKFLVDEESIRLILRDFQAKANDAVIDYEHQTLTGQQAPAAGWIMELVDKGDAGLWGRVEWTDRAKEYLANREYRYLSPVIHVREDGKVIGFINAGLTNFPAIDGMVPVSFKDQETEEEQPMNEFLKKLAAALGLPETATEEEVLAAIQELAKNKGAKPEAQYEAFKSTIAQALGMGTNASDVDIRATVLSLKASSDNNSVVKELQERLDKRDREEVIQLALTQGKITPAQKDWAENYAKVDLEGFRKFVETAPQLVPMGSGGTTYALKNPGVGGLDDSQANVNNLLGIDAETYKKYGGDQ; from the coding sequence GTGGCAAAGAGGTCAAAACTTCCTCTACGAAAAATTGCCCTCACGGAAATTCATTCCTTGAATGAGGTTCCGAGTGAAGTCCAACTGCTCCCTCGCGGATGGACAAACACCAAAAAAGGCAAGTTTTTGGTAGATGAAGAGTCTATCAGATTGATCCTGAGAGACTTCCAGGCAAAGGCGAATGATGCGGTGATAGATTACGAACACCAAACCCTAACGGGTCAACAAGCGCCTGCTGCTGGATGGATTATGGAGCTGGTAGATAAGGGAGACGCCGGATTATGGGGACGAGTTGAATGGACGGATCGGGCCAAGGAGTACCTTGCCAACCGCGAATATCGTTACCTCTCCCCTGTGATCCATGTCAGGGAAGATGGCAAGGTCATTGGCTTCATCAATGCCGGATTGACCAACTTTCCTGCTATCGACGGGATGGTTCCCGTCTCATTCAAAGATCAAGAAACGGAGGAAGAACAACCAATGAACGAATTTTTGAAAAAGCTCGCTGCTGCTCTTGGCCTTCCTGAGACAGCGACGGAAGAAGAAGTGCTTGCTGCCATTCAAGAGCTGGCAAAAAACAAGGGTGCGAAGCCGGAAGCACAATACGAGGCGTTCAAGTCCACAATCGCCCAGGCATTGGGTATGGGAACAAATGCCAGTGACGTAGATATTCGCGCAACGGTTCTCTCCCTGAAGGCATCCAGTGACAATAATTCCGTTGTCAAGGAGCTTCAGGAACGACTTGATAAACGGGATCGCGAGGAAGTGATCCAACTGGCGCTGACACAAGGCAAGATTACTCCGGCGCAGAAGGATTGGGCGGAAAATTATGCCAAAGTTGACCTGGAAGGATTCCGTAAATTCGTAGAGACAGCGCCGCAGCTCGTTCCTATGGGTAGTGGCGGCACAACCTACGCGCTGAAGAATCCGGGTGTTGGCGGGTTGGATGACAGCCAGGCCAACGTCAACAACCTCCTGGGCATTGATGCTGAAACTTATAAGAAATACGGAGGCGATCAGTAA
- a CDS encoding phage head morphogenesis protein produces the protein MADFEKITLLPMDEAIDYWRLRVPMSPDEYKALAAESKAKAFSSALATSAHMVAQVYQAIEDALSDGDTFEEFQDKTKDLFEKAGYEVKPYQVETLFLTVVQSSYNAGRWKQLTDPDILEEFPYWEYDAVGDKRTRPSHMAMDGLVYPANHPFWASWFPPNGFRCRCSVRARSASSVKRNGLTVQKDAPKLLPDEGFNHSPAAVWKPSFDSLPKPLADRAERRLLEGPN, from the coding sequence ATGGCTGACTTTGAAAAAATCACGCTGCTACCGATGGATGAAGCCATAGACTACTGGCGGCTGCGTGTTCCGATGTCGCCGGACGAATACAAAGCGCTGGCAGCAGAGAGCAAAGCAAAAGCCTTCTCTTCCGCTCTAGCAACTTCAGCGCACATGGTCGCCCAAGTCTATCAAGCCATCGAGGATGCCCTATCAGATGGGGACACGTTTGAAGAGTTTCAGGACAAGACCAAGGACCTTTTTGAAAAAGCTGGTTATGAGGTCAAGCCCTATCAAGTTGAGACTCTTTTTTTAACGGTTGTTCAATCGAGCTACAACGCTGGTAGATGGAAGCAGCTCACCGATCCTGACATCCTCGAAGAGTTTCCCTACTGGGAATATGACGCCGTGGGAGATAAACGAACCCGGCCTTCTCACATGGCAATGGACGGCCTTGTCTATCCTGCCAATCATCCGTTCTGGGCCTCCTGGTTTCCGCCGAATGGCTTTCGCTGTCGGTGCAGCGTCCGCGCAAGGTCGGCTTCATCCGTTAAGAGAAACGGCCTAACGGTCCAAAAGGATGCGCCAAAGCTGCTGCCGGACGAGGGATTCAATCACTCGCCTGCTGCGGTTTGGAAACCGAGTTTTGATAGTCTACCAAAGCCTCTAGCAGATCGAGCTGAAAGAAGGCTCCTAGAAGGCCCAAATTAA
- a CDS encoding DUF935 domain-containing protein produces the protein MAQTPEMNRIAVVSVRDRFYSYPTSGLTPEKLARILRQADEGDIALQMEAFAEMEEKDLKLGSLLQTRKNAVLGLNWEVMPADESEEAKRRAELVKKAMEFEGLEDTLLDLLDAIGKGFSVCEIEWNYDQGMVLPKRIPWVDTRRFTFDLEGNMRLITDENPTGMLLPTNKFMIHRYKARSGSMVRAGIIRSCAWMYMFKNYSIKDWMTFLEVFGMPIRVGKYEPGTPDHDRAVLERAVQAIGSDAAAVISKNTMIEFIQTAQKSADPFKDMVALANSEMAQAVLGQTLSSDVGSSGSRALGQTHGEVRQDLLEADCKGLAETFRRYLFKPLIFFNFGDSHLLPWLKFHYEPPEDMLAAADLYKKVQDMGVALPANHVYEKFGIPQPKDGEAVLTAPKQNPVTTLSFSERDSIKPPRTNPAQANVDRFVQDAVQAAGDPVGQMIETIKQVIAKSSSFQEAKQQLEELIEKMEFDPLQETLQQSIFAASLFGRKAVLDEVDQDG, from the coding sequence ATGGCACAAACACCTGAAATGAATCGAATAGCCGTTGTGTCGGTGCGTGATCGTTTTTACTCCTATCCGACATCCGGCCTTACTCCTGAGAAACTGGCCCGGATTCTGAGACAGGCCGATGAGGGCGACATCGCTCTGCAAATGGAAGCCTTCGCAGAGATGGAAGAAAAAGACCTGAAGCTTGGTTCCCTTCTCCAGACAAGGAAAAACGCCGTGCTGGGACTCAACTGGGAGGTGATGCCTGCCGACGAATCCGAGGAAGCAAAGCGCCGGGCCGAGCTGGTTAAGAAAGCGATGGAGTTTGAAGGGCTGGAAGATACCCTGCTTGATCTCTTGGACGCGATTGGCAAAGGCTTCTCCGTCTGCGAAATCGAGTGGAATTATGACCAAGGGATGGTGCTTCCCAAAAGAATCCCGTGGGTGGACACAAGGCGCTTTACCTTCGACCTGGAAGGCAACATGCGCCTGATAACAGACGAGAACCCAACGGGCATGCTGCTTCCGACCAACAAATTCATGATTCATCGCTACAAGGCAAGAAGCGGATCAATGGTCAGAGCTGGGATCATCCGCTCCTGCGCCTGGATGTACATGTTCAAAAACTATTCCATTAAGGACTGGATGACGTTCCTGGAGGTCTTTGGAATGCCGATCCGGGTCGGGAAGTATGAACCTGGAACGCCCGATCATGATAGAGCGGTTCTGGAAAGGGCCGTTCAAGCTATCGGATCAGATGCAGCAGCCGTGATCTCCAAAAACACGATGATTGAGTTTATCCAGACGGCGCAAAAGTCTGCTGATCCTTTCAAGGACATGGTTGCTCTTGCCAACTCCGAAATGGCCCAAGCTGTATTGGGGCAAACCCTTTCAAGTGACGTCGGATCATCCGGCAGCCGAGCCTTGGGTCAAACGCATGGCGAGGTACGTCAAGACCTGCTGGAAGCAGATTGCAAGGGATTGGCTGAAACCTTCAGGCGTTATCTATTCAAGCCGCTGATCTTCTTCAACTTTGGGGATTCCCATTTACTGCCCTGGCTGAAATTCCACTATGAACCGCCAGAGGACATGTTGGCAGCGGCTGATCTTTACAAGAAGGTACAAGACATGGGCGTGGCGCTCCCGGCCAACCACGTTTACGAGAAGTTTGGAATCCCGCAGCCAAAAGATGGCGAGGCCGTTCTGACAGCGCCAAAGCAAAACCCAGTGACTACTCTCTCATTCTCCGAAAGGGATTCTATCAAACCGCCAAGGACGAACCCGGCCCAGGCAAATGTGGATCGGTTTGTCCAGGATGCCGTACAAGCTGCTGGCGATCCCGTTGGACAGATGATAGAAACCATCAAACAAGTAATTGCAAAAAGTAGTAGTTTCCAAGAAGCCAAGCAGCAGCTTGAAGAGCTGATTGAAAAGATGGAGTTTGATCCTCTTCAGGAGACGCTTCAGCAATCTATCTTCGCTGCCTCCCTGTTTGGTCGCAAGGCTGTATTGGATGAGGTGGACCAGGATGGCTGA